The DNA segment AGCCGCCTCTGCCGCTGGAAAAACGCGAAGCGCTGGAAGCATTGATTGCCAAATTTGAAGTGCAACTGGAACTGGAACCTGCGACCCAGCCGCCGAGCATCTCCGATGATGTGAACCTGGCAGTCGAACGTTTCGAATTGGACCACCCGGGCATTGCCGGGACATTGCGCAATATTGTGGTGGCCTTGGGCAATATGGGGATTTAATCCCAACCCGAGCCAGGTACAAAACCCAATGTGGGAGCGGGCTTGCTCGCGATAACGGAGTATCAGTCACCGAAGATATTGACTGAAACACCGCGATCGCGAGCAAGCCCGCTCCCACATTTGCTGGGTGTGAAGCTTACTGTCGGGCTAGGCGCAGGTTCTGGAACTGTACATCCTCAGTGCTGCGATACGGGTTGATATCCAACCCACCCCGTCGCACATACCGCGCATAAACCGTCAACTTCTCAGGCTTGAGCAACCGTTGCAGGTCGAGAAAGATCCGCTCCACGCACTGCTCATGAAAGTCCGAGTGCTGGCGGAAGCTCACCAGGTAGGCCAACAGGCTCGCATGGTCCAGCGCCGCGCCGCGATATTCCACCGCAACGCTGCCCCAGTCCGGCTGACTGGTCACCGGGCAGTTGGATTTGAGCAGATGGCTGTGCACGCTCTCCTCCACCACACGGGAATCATCACAGCGCAGCAGTTCCGGGCGCGGATGCTCGTAGTTGCTGACACTGATATCCAAGTCATCAATGCACACGCCCGGCAGGCGCACCACGCCTTCATCTTCCACTTCGGCCAGGCTACGGATGCGCACGCCCACCGGCTTACCGGCCGCCGCGCTCAGATCGGCACGCAGGGTCGCCTCAAGGCTTGGCCCATCGGCAAACGGCGTCTGGTTCAGCGAGTTGAGGTAGAGCTTGAAGGATTTCGATTCGATGATGTTCGGCGAGTCGGCCGGGATGCTGAACTCACCGATGGCCACCACCGGCTTGCCAGACGGCAGCAGCCAAGACAATTCAAAGCAGTTCCAGAAGTCCACGCCCTTGTAGGGCAGCGTCTCGGCGGTGAGGCCCAGCTCGGCCCATTTGGCGGCGCGAGGAATGGGAAACAGCAATGAAGGGGTGTAAGTGGAGATGTATTCACTGGACTTGCCCAGCGGCGAATGTTCGGCTGCGGGATGCATGGCGGAAACCTGGCTAAATAAACCCCGCCAGTCTACCAGCCTTTGCACCCGCCTTTGAGCCCGAGGTTTACTGGCTGACGTTCAGCTTGCCGACCATCCCCGCCTGGTAATGCCCGGGGAGGTTGCAGGCAAACTCCAGGGCCCCAGCCTTGCTGAAGGTCCAGGTCAATTCGGCGGTCTTGCCCGGCTCCACCAGCACGCTGTTGGGATCGTCGTGCTTCATGCTGCCCATGTCACCATGACCCATTGCCGCGTGATCCATCTGGCCCATGCCGGTGGTGGTCAACATGCCGCTGGCCTGCATTTTGAGCATTTCCTTCTGGTGATCGGCATGCATGGCCGCGTCCCCCAGGTTGAACTCATGCAGCAACTGGCCCTTGTTGACCAGCACAAAGCGCACCGTCTCGCCGGCTTTTACATCCAGGGATGTAGGAGCAAAGGAAATATCCTGCAGCAGCACTTCTACAGTCCGCGTGGCCTTGGTCGCCGGGGCAGCCTCGCCAAAGGCGAAAGTGTGCGCACCATCGGCCAGCGCCGCAGCGCTCAGCATCATCAGACAACCCACCAACCACCAGGCTTTGCGCGATAACATGTTCATTCTCCAAAGGTACGGGATCCGCTTGTGGGACACTCTAATAATGCGTCGCTGCCAGCCAGCTGACTGTTAGATTACAACTTTGTCAGGTTGCGCCAGCACCACGGCGCACACGGTATAAAGCCTGCTGCTACCCGTTGCCATGAGTTGCCTATGAAACTGCTGATCGTCGAAGACCAACCCAAAACCGGCCACTACCTGCGCCAGGGCCTGGCCGAAGCCGGGTTCAATACCGAACTGGTGGCCGACGGCACCACCGGCCAGCACCTGGCGCTGACGGGCGACTACGATTTGCTGATCCTCGACGTGATGCTCCCTGGCCGCACCGGCTGGCAGATCCTGCAGGCGGTGCGCAGCGCCGGCCTGGAGATTCCGGTGTTATTCCTGACTGCGCGGGATGCGGTCGAAGATCGGGTCCACGGCCTCGAGCTGGGGGCCGACGACTATCTGGTCAAGCCATTCGCGTTCTCCGAGCTGTTGGCCCGGGTGCGCAGCCTGTTGCGCCGAGGCAGCAGCACCCCCCAGGAAACCAGCCTGCACCTGGCCGACCTGCGCCTGGACCTGATCCGCCGCCGCGTGGATCGCAGCGGCCAGCGCATCGACCTGACCGCCAAGGAGTTCGCCCTGCTGGAGCTGCTCCTGCGTCGCCAGGGCGAAGTGCTGCCCAAGTCGCTGATTGCCTCCCAGGTCTGGGACATGAACTTCGACAGCGACACCAATATCATCGAAGTGGCTATCCGCCGCCTGCGCCTGAAGATAGATGACAGCTTTCCCAACAAGCTGATACACACCGTGCGTGGCATGGGTTATGTGCTGGAGGAGCGGTTCAGTTGATCAAGCGCCTGTCCCTGGCCAGCCGCCTGGCCCTGTTGTTTGCCGGCTGCACCGCCGTGGTCTCGCTGCTGGCGGGCGTGTTGTTCAACCAGGCCAGCGAGAAACACTTCATCGAGCTGGACCAGCAATTGCTCGACAGCAAGCTGATGACCCTGCGCAGCGCCCTGCAAGGCGCCGACACCCCGGCGCTGTTCGCTTCACGCATCGCCGCACTGAAAGACGAGCTGAGCCATCAACCCGACCTGTCGGTGCGCATCAATGCCGCCGACGGCCAGCGCTGGTTTGACAGCGCGCTGCGCATCCCCAATGACCTGCCTACCGCGCCCGGCCTGCACAGCCTGCAAAGCGCCGGCACCAGCTACCGGGTGTACAACGCGCCGTTGAATCCCGAGCAGCCCGGCTCCGCGCAGTTGGTCCTGATGCTGGACATCACCCATCACCAACACTTTCTGCAGCGCATGCAGCACCTGATCTGGCTAACGGTCGGCCTGTCCGCCCTGGCCACCGCGCTTCTCGGCGCCTGGGCCGCACGCAGCGGGTTGCGTCCGTTGCGGCGAATGACTGAAGTGGCCAGCCGCGTACGCGCCCACTCCCTGACCCAGCGCCTGCCCGAAGAACAGATGCCCGCCGAACTGGCGGAACTGGCCCAGGCCTTCAACGCCATGTTCAGCCGCCTCGACGACGCGTTCCAGCGGCTGTCGGCGTTCTCTGCCGATATCGCCCACGAGCTGCGCACGCCGCTATCCAACCTGCTGACCCAGACCCAGGTGATCCTCACCCAGCCCCGGCCGCTGGAGGACTACCGCGAAGCGCTGCACAGCAATCTGGAAGAGCTGCAATGGATGGCCCAACTGGTCAATGACATGCTGTACCTGGCCAAGGCCGATCACGGCTTGCTGAACCCCAGGCGCGAGCCCCTGGCCCTGGCCGACGAGGTGGATGCCTTGCTGGAGTTCTTCGCGCCGTTGGCCGAGGACGCCCAGGTCAACCTGCTGCGCGACGGCAGCGCCAGTACCGTCGGTGACCGCAGCATGCTGCGCCGTGCTTGTTCCAATCTATTGGACAACGCTGTGCGCTTTACCCCGCCGGGCGGCGAAGTACGGGTGAGGATCAGCGAAAACGCCCAGGGCGTGACGCTGAGCGTGGAAAACACCGGCACCGGGATTCCCCAGGGGTTACTGCCCAAGCTGTTTGACCGGTTCTACCGCGTGGATCCGGCACGCCATGAAGGCAGCAGTGAGCATGCGGGGCTAGGGTTGGCGATTACCCAGTCGATTGTGCAGGCACACGGGGGGAGGATTTTCTGTGAGTCACAACCGGGGTGGACGCGGTTTGTGATTGAGCTGCCGCAGGGGGTTTGAGGCAAGTTGGGCGGGCCTCATCGCGGGCAAGCCCGCTCCCACATTTGACCGGTTTCACAAATCAAAGTGTGGGAGCTGGCTTGCCTGCGATAGCGATCTCAAGACCTACGAATATCTCAGGGCATGCGCCGGCTCAATCTTCGCCGCCCGATACGCCGGGTAAATCGTCGCCAGAAAGCTCAACACAAACCCCGCGCTGCAAATCAGCAACACATCGCCACCTTGCAGCTCCGAAGGCAGGTTGCTGACAAAGTACACGTCCGAACTGAAGATATGCTGCCCGGTCACGCGCTCCATCCAGCCCACCAGCTCACTGACGTTGAGCGCGGCAATCACTCCCAGCACGCCGCCAATCAGGGTGCCGACGATACCGATCACCGTGCCCTGGACCATGAAGATCGCCATGATCTGCCGTGGCGTGGCGCCGATGGTGCGCAGGATCGCGATGTCCGCGCCCTTGTCGTTCACCACCATGATCAGCGTGGCAATGATATTGAACGCGGCGACGGCGACGATCATCAGCAACAGCAGGCCGATCATGGTCTTTTCCATCTTCATTGCACTGAACAGGCTGCCCTGGGTGTGGGTCCAGTCATCGGCCTTGTAGGCGGCGCCCAGGCTGCCGGCAATGTCCGCCGACACTTTCGGTGCCGCGTACAGATCCTTGACCGCCAGGCGCACGCTTTGCACCTGGTTCGGCTGCCAATGCAGCATTTGCGCGGCATCGGCGACGTGGATCAGCGCCATCGAGCCATCCAGCTCGGCACCCACCTTGAACACCCCCACCACGTTCAAACGCTGCATACGCGGGGTGATGCCGCCGGGCGCAGTGCTGATTTCCGGGACGATCAAGGTCAGCTTGTCCCCCACATTCAAGCGGAAACGGCGCGCGGTGATTTCACCGATCACCACGCCGAACTCACCCGGCTGCAGGTTTTCCAGATTGCCCTGGACGATATGCTGGGTGACGATCGACACCTTGCCTTCCTGGGCCGGGTCGATCCCGCTGATCTGGATCGGCTGCATCGAGCCCTTATAGGACAGCATGCCTTCCATCTCGGTAAACGGCACAGCGGCGGTCACTTCGGGGTTTTTCAGAGCGGCGGCGGCCACGGGCTGCCAGTCGCTGATCGGGTTGACGCCGACGATGGTGGCATGCGGCACCATGCCCAGAATGCGCGAGCTCATTTCCCGCTGGAAGCCATTCATCACCGACAACACCACGATCATCGCCAGCACGCCCAGGGCGAGGCCGATCATCGAGGTCATCGAGATAAACGAGACAAAACGGTTGCGGCGCTTGGCGCGGGTATAGCGCGTGCCGATAAAAATCGATAACGGTCTGAACATTCGCGGGCACCGTTGAAAAAATAGAAAACCCAGGCACGAATGCCCGGGCTGAAACAGGTCAGATGGCGACCAGATGACCTTCCTGCAGGTGCAACACGCGGTCCATCTGCCGGGCCATGCTCATGTCATGGGTCACCACCAGGAACGCGGTGCGCATCTGGGTGCTCAGCTCCAGCATCAAGTCCTTGATGCCCTGGGCAGTGTGGGAATCGAGGTTGCCGGTCGGCTCATCGAGCATCACCAGGCCTGGGTTGTTGACCAGGGCACGGGCAATCGCCACACGCTGGCGCTCGCCACCAGACAGCTCTGCCGGCTTGTGCTCCAGGCGATGCCCCAGGCCGACGCGCTCCAGCAGCGCCGTAGCACGCTGACGCGCCTCCGGGATCGCGGTCTTGCCGATCAACAGGGGCATGCACACGTTTTCCAGGGCCGTGAACTCTGGCAGCAAGTGGTGGAACTGGTACACAAAGCCCAGGGAGCGGTTGCGCAACTGGCCACGGGCCTTCTCGTTCAACGCCGAGAGTTCTTCACCGGCCAGCCACACGCTGCCCTGGGACGGCGTATCAAGGCCGCCCAACAGGTTGAGCAAGGTACTTTTGCCGGAGCCGGAACTGCCGACGATCGCCACGCGCTCGCCCGGATGCAGTTCCAGTTGCAGGTTGGACAGCACCACTACCGATTCCGGGCCTTCCTCGTAGGATTTGCCCAGGTTGCGGCAGCTCAGGATTGCTTTTTCACTCATGCCCGATTCACTCATAGCGTAAAGCCTGCGCCGGCTGGGTACGTGCCGCGCGCCAGGCTGGATATAGGGTGGCAAGGAAACTCAGGACCAACGCGGCGCCGCCGACCATCAACACATCCTGGCTCTGCACCTGGGATGGCAAATAGTCGATGAAGTAGACGTCGGCGTTGAGAAACTTGTGGCCGATCAGGGTTTCGACGCCGGCGATGGCAGCACTGACGTTCAGCGCGGCGAAGATCCCCACGGCCGTACCGATCAAGGTACCGACCACACCGATCACCGTGCCCTGGACCATAAAGATCGCCATGATCTGCCCCGGCGTGGCGCCCAGGGTGCGCAGGATGGCGATGTCGCCCTTCTTGTCGTTCACCACCATCACCAGGGTGGAGATGATGTTGAAGGCGGCCACGGCGACAATCAGCAACAGCAACAGGCCAATCATGGCCTTTTCCATGCGGATCGCCTGGTACAGGTTGCCGTGGGTACGGGTCCAGTCACGGGCGTAGTACTGGCTTTCACCCAGATGCTGGGCGATTTCCCAGGCCCCGCGTGGCGCCTCGAACAGGTCGTTGAACTTCAGGCGCAGGCCCTGCACCTGGTCCGGCTTCCAGCGATGCAGGCGGGCCAGGTCGGTAAGGTTGGTCAGGCCGAGGAAGCCGTCGATTTCGCCGGCGCCGACATGAAAGATGCCGACTACGGTAAAGCGCTTCATGCGCGGGAACATGCCCGCCGGGGTCACGGTGACTTCCGGGGCGACGAAGGTCAGCTTGTCGCCAATGGCCACGCCGAGCTTGGCCGCCGCACGGTCGCCGATCACGATGCCGAAGCTGCCAGGCGACAGGGCATCGAGCTGGCCCTGCTGCATGAACTGATCAATGATCGAGACCTTGCGCTCCTGTGCCGGGTCGATGGCATTGAGCAGGACTTTCTGCACCTTGCCATTGTTGGTCAACAGCCCCTGCATCTGGGTAAATGGCGCGACGGCCAGCACCTTGGGGTTCTGCTTGACCTTGTCGGCCAGGCCTTGCCAGTCGCCCAGGGGCTCGCCGGACTCGATGGTCGCGTGGGGCACCATGCCCAGCACGCGGGTGCGCATCTCATGATCGAAGCCATTCATCACCGATAGCACCACGATCATTACGACGACGCCCAGGGCGAGTCCGATCATGGAGGTCAGGGAAATGAACGACACAAAATGATTGCGACGCTTTGCACGGGTATAACGCGTGCCGATAAATACGAAGAGAGGTCTGAACATGTCGGGGCTTGTTCGGAGGAAAAGAAGACGTCCCGGTGGCGGGGTCTGGTAAGCAGCTTTACACTCAGACCATTACCGTTACCTGGGGTTCGCCATGACGACATTAGATGAAGAAGATCGCCGCGAATACTACCGTATCGACGACATGATCGCACTCCAAATCAAAAGCCTGTCGGCCCCGCAAGCGGCGAGCAAGGAAGTGTTGCTGGATGATTCCCCGCTGTTCAACCTGCTCAGTGAACTGCACCTGAGCGAATTCGAGTCCCAACACCTGCTGCGCCAGCTCGGCGAGCGCGACCGCACCCTCGCCGCCTTCCTCAAAGTGCAGAACAAACGCATGGATTTGCTCAGCCAGGTCATGGCGCAAAGCCTGCTGGGCGAGATCGGCGCGCCGCAGCCGGTGATCATTTCCGAAGGTGGCATCGACTTCCAACACCCCACGGCACTCGCGCCCGGCAGCCACCTGGCGGTCAAGCTGGTGCTGATGCCCCAGGCGCTGGGCCTGCTGTTGCGGGCCAAGGTCACCCATTGCGATCCCAAGGGCGACAGTTTTGACATCGGTACCGAATTCGAATCCATGACTGACGCCCAGCGCCAGTTGCTGGCTCGCTATATTTTGCAAAAACAGGCCCAGGAACGGCGCCTGGCCCGGGAACAAAGCGACGGCCAAGACACCTGATTTCGTATTTATCCAGCCATATACCTGGCGAAAAGGAGCAACTGTGACCCTGATTTATGGCCACCGCGGCGCTAAAGGCGAAGCACCGGAAAACACACTGACCAGCTTCCAGCAATGCCTCAAGCACGGCGTGCGCCGTTGCGAACTGGACTTGCACCTGTCCATGGACGGCGAGTTGATGGTGATCCACGACCCGACCTTGAAGCGCACCGCAGACCGACGCGGCAAGGTGGTGGAGTACGTCGCCGCCGACCTGGTGAAGATGGACGCACGCAAAGGCGGCCCAGGCTGGGTCACCCCTTGCCCGATCCCGCGCCTGGAAGAGCTGTTTGAGCAGTGCGACTTCGACCACTGGCAACTGGAAGTCAAAAGCGCCTCGCGCACCCGCGCCGCGACCACCGTACTGGCGATCCGGGAAATGGCCCAGCGCTTTGGCCTGCTGGACAAGGTCACCGTGACTTCAAGCTCGCGGGAAGTGTTGAAAGCCGCCCTGGAGCTGACGCCGGACCTGTCCCGTGGACTGGTGGCCGAATACGCCTGGCTCGACCCGCTGAAGGTCGCGCAGAACTATGGCTGTGAGTATTTGGCGTTGAACTGGACGTTGTGCACTCCCGAGCGACTGGAGAAAGCCCAGCGCCAGGGCTTGCACGTGTCCGTGTGGACAGTCAACGAACCCGCGCTGATGCGCAGGCTCGCCGACTTCGGCGTAGATAGCCTGATTACAGACTTTCCCGGTTTGGCCACTGCCACTCTCGGGAATTACTGAAATCGGTCTCCCCGGCCGGCTCAGGCCACCGGCCGGAGCCGCTCAAAAAAGCCGGTTGAGGCCGTCGTAGGCCGCTACCCGATAGGCTTCAGCCATGGTCGGGTAGTTGAACGTGGTGTTCACAAAATACTTAAGGGTATTGAGATCACCCGGCTGGCTCATGATCGCCTGGCCGATGTGCACGATCTCCGAGGCCTGGTAGCCGAAGCAATGCACGCCGAGCACTTCCAGGGTCTCGCGGTGGAACAGGATCTTCAGCATGCCTTGCGGCTCGCCGGCGATCTGCGCACGCGCCATGCTCTTGAAGAACGCCTTGCCCACTTCGTAAGGCACCTTGGCCTTGGTCAGCTCGTGCTCGTTCTTGCCGATGGAGCTGATCTCGGGAATGGTGTAGATCCCGGTCGGCACATCGTTGACGTAGCGCCAGCTGCCATTGTCGACAATGCTGCCAGCCGCCGAACGCCCTTGGTCGTGGGCGGCACTGGCCAGGCTCGGCCAGCCGATCACATCGCCGGCACCATAGATATTGGTGACGCAGGTGCGGTAGTTCTCATCCACCTCGATCTGGCCACGGCTGTTGACCTTGACCCCGATGTTTTCCATGCCCAGCTTGTCGGTGTTGCCCGTACGGCCGTTGCACCAGAGCAAGGCATCGGCCTTGATCTTCTTGCCGGACTTGAGGTGCAGGATCACACCGTTGTCCAGGCCTTCAACGCGGTCGTATTCCTCGTTGTGGCGCACGGTGATGTTGTTGTTGCTGAAGTGATAGCTCAACGCCTGGGAAATTTCCGAGTCGAGGAAGCTCAGCAACTGGTCACGGTTGTCCACCAGCTCCACCAGCACACCCAGGCCGCTGAAGATCGAGGCGTATTCACAGCCGATCACGCCGGCGCCGTATATGATCAGTTTGCGCGGGGTGTGGCCCAGGCTGAGGATCGTGTCGCTATCGTAGATACGCGGGTGGTGGAAGTCGATATCGGCCGGGCGATACGGACGCGAACCGGTGGCGATGATGATGTGCTTGGCCACCAGCTTCTCGACCACGCCATTGGCGCAGACCACTTCGACGGTTTGCTCGTCGGCGAAGCTGCCGGTGCCGAAGAACAGGTCGACGCGGTTACGGGCGTAGTAGCCGGTACGCGAGGCGACTTGTTTGGAAATGACTTTCTCGGCGCTTTTCAGTACATCCGGGAACGAGAACCAGCGCGGCTCACCAATGGCCCGGAACATCGGGTTGGTGTTGAACTGCATGATCTGGCGCACCGAGTGACGCAAGGCCTTGGACGGGATGGTGCCCAGGTGGGTGCAGTTACCGCCGACCTGACGACGGCTATCGACCATCGCCACCTTGCGTCCTGCTTTGGCGGCGTTCATCGCCGCACCTTCTCCAGCTGGGCCGGAACCCAGTACCACCACGTCGTAGTTGTAGACAGCCATGCGTACTCCTCAGAACAGGCCAGGACGCACGGTTGGGCGCCTGGCTAAATCATGCCGCGGCCAGCGGTCATGAAGGATCAAATAGGCTCAGGTGTGTGAGCCGGGGCACAGTCTATATAAGGCTCAACGCCGCGCACATTAACCCTTGGTCGCGTCGTAGGCCAGTTTTGCCTTTACTACACAGTATTGATTACGGCTTGACCGCCGTCAGTTGTTCGAACGCTTTGTTGCTGCGTGTGACGAAAGCATCCCCCTCACGCATCACAAAAAATGCCGCGATCCGCTGTTTTTCTGCATAGTCCCAGCCCTCGTCGGGCCCCAGTACCAGGAGCAAGGTCGACAAGCCGTCCGCCATAAGCGCCGAAGGCTCCAGTACCGTGACCGACGCCAGGTGATGGGTGATCGGCGCCCCGCTACGGGCATCGAGGGTGTGGGAATAGCGGCGACCATCCTGCTGGAAATAATTGCGATAGTCACCTGAAGTAGACACGCCGAAGCCGTCCACCACGATCACGCGCTCAGCCACCTGCTGGTCATCGCGGGGCTCCTCCAGGGCCACACGCCAGGGCGTGCCATCGGGTTTGCGCCCGGCAGCCTTGAGCTCGCCAGTCACTTCGACCAGATACCGCTGAATGCCCAACTGCCCTAGCCGCTCGGCGATCCGGTCCACCGTGTAGCCGGCGGCGATGCTGTTGAAGTCCACTTGCACCGCCGCGTCCTTGCACAGCTGGTGACCGTCGATGCGCAAGTGCTGATGACCGACGCGCTGGCGCGCCAAGGCCAGCGTCATGGGATCCGGGACTTTTACCTGCCGCGCCTGGGGTCCGAAGCCCCACAGGTTGAGCAGTGGCTCGACGGTCAGGTCAAAAGCGCCGCCACTGGCCTGGGACAGCTGCTCGCCCGTGCGTACCAACTGCAGGATCGACTCGGGCATCGGCTGGCAGCGGTTGGCCGGCAAGTCATTGAAGCGCTCGATATCGGAATCGCTGCGATAGGTCGACAGCTGTCGGTCGACCTCGGCAAGGATGCGCTCGACCTGCGGCTGCACATCATTGGCCGCCGGCGTCCCGGGGGTACGGACATATTTGATTGAATAAGTGCTGCCCATGGTCGGGCCGCCAAACGCCTCCAGGGGCTCATCGCCGCCGCAGCCCGTCAAGATCGCCAACACAGCGCCCACCATCGCGCATCGCAAACCGCCCATAAGCCACACAACCTTATCGCTGCTGAAAACCCAATGAAGCCGCACTCAAGCACATTTCCGGGGCTGGCCATTATGCGGCATGTCGTCGCCTGACGCGGGTTGCTTCATGACAAATAGCCAGCTTGCTAACGGTTTTTGTTGCTCGCCCACACGGATACACATATGGTTACAAAACTCTTGGGCGCCAGCCAGCGCCCAGACCTTGCAGCAAGGAAGAACGACGACCAGGGATTTCCAACAAGATAGCCAGTTGAGTAAATGACATGTCCAACACCACGGGCAAAGGCAAGGCGATCTTTCGCGTTGTCAGCGGTAACTTTCTCGAAATGTTCGACTTCATGGTCTACGGCTTCTACGCCACGGCCATTGCCAAGACCTTCTTCCCTGCCGACAGCGCCTTCGCGTCCCTGATGTTGTCCTTGGCGACCTTCGGTGCCGGGTTCCTGATGCGTCCGTTGGGGGCAATTTTCCTCGGTGCCTACATCGACCGCCATGGCCGTAAAAAAGGCCTGGTGATCACCCTGGCCATGATGGCCGCCGGCACCGTGCTGATCGCCTGCGTGCCCGGCTACGCCACCCTCGGGGTGGCCGCGCCGCTGATCGTGCTGTTTGGCCGATTGCTGCAAGGCTTCTCCGCAGGTGTCGAACTGGGCGGGGTCTCGGTGTACCTGGCGGAGATCGCCACGCCGGGGCGTAAAGGTTTCTTCGTCAGTTGGCAGTCCGCCAGCCAACAAGCCGCCGTGGTCTTCGCCGGCCTGCTGGGCGTGGGCCTGAACCACTGGCTGAGCCCCGAGGAGATGGGTGAATGGGGCTGGCGCGTGCCGTTCCTGATCGGCTGCCTGATCGTGCCGGTGATCTTCGTGATTCGCCGCTCCCTGGAGGAAACCCCGGAATTCCAGGCACGTAAACATCGCCCTACCCTGCAGGAAATCATCCGCTCCATCGGCCAGAATTTCGGCATCGTCCTGGCAGGCATGGCGCTGGTGGTGATGACGACCGTGTCGTTCTACCTGATCACCGCCTACACACCGACCTTCGGCAAGGCCGAGCTGCACCTGTCGGACCTGGATGCGTTGCTGGTGACCGTGTGCATCGGTCTGTCGAACTTCTTTTGGCTACCCGTGATGGGCGCGGTGTCTGACAAGGTGGGTCGCAAGCCCTTGCTGCTGGGGGCGACTATTCTGGCAATCCTCACGGCGTACCCGGCCCTGTCATGGCTGGTGGCCAATCCGAGCTTCAGCCACCTGCTGCTCGTCGAGTTATGGCTGTCATTCCTGTACGGCTCGTACAACGGCGCCATGGTCGTTGCGCTGACCGAAATCATGCCAGTGGAAGTACGCACCACAGGCTTTTCATTGGCCTACAGCCTGGCGACCGCAACCTTTGGCGGCTTTACCCCGGCCGCCTGTACCTACCTGATCCATGTGCTGGATAACAAGGCTGCGCCGGGGATCTGGCTCAGTGGCGCGGCGGTGCTGGGGCTGGTGGCGACCCTGGTGCTGTTCAAGGGAAATCGGCACGAACTGCGCACTGCGCAGGCTTCGGTAGTCGGTGGGGCCTGATAGATCGCTATCGCGGCGATGCGGGCTTGCCCGCGATGAGGCCTTCAAACCCCACACCCCCCCCAGCCACAAAAAAGCCCCGAACCAGTCGGGGCTTTTTCATTTACCGCTAATGCTTAGCGCGGAAACGCTGGCGGGTTGACCCCAGCCATGTCTTCCATCACGCGCACCACCTGGCAGCTGTAACCGAACTCGTTGTCGTACCAGACGTACAGTACAACGCGGTTATCCTGGGTGATGGTCGCTTCAGCATCGACCACACCGGCGTGGCGCGAGCCAACGAAGTCGGTGGACACCACTTCCTGGGAATTGACGAAGTCGATTTGCTTATGCAGATCGGAGTGCAGCGCCATGTAGCGCAGGTACTCGTTCATCTCTTCACGGGTGGCGGCTTTCTCAAGGTTGAGGTTGAGAATGGCCATCGACACGTTCGGCGTGGGTACACGGATCGCGTTACCGGTCAGCTTGCCGGCCAGCTCAGGCAGGGCCTTGGCAGCAGCGGTGGCAGCACCGGTCTCGGTGATCACCATGTTCAGCGCGGCACTACGGCCACGGCGATCGCCCTTGTGGAAGTTGTCGATCAGGTTCTGGTCGTTGGTGTACGAGTGAACGGTTTCGACGTGACCGTTGATGATGCCGAACTTGTCATTCACAGCCTTGAGCACCGGCACGATGGCGTTGGTGGTGCAGGAAGCGGCGGACACGATCTTGTCGTCAGCGGTGATTTCGTTGTGGTTGATGCCGTGAACGATGTTCTTCAGCTTGCCCTTGC comes from the Pseudomonas shahriarae genome and includes:
- the copI gene encoding copper-resistant cuproprotein CopI: MLSRKAWWLVGCLMMLSAAALADGAHTFAFGEAAPATKATRTVEVLLQDISFAPTSLDVKAGETVRFVLVNKGQLLHEFNLGDAAMHADHQKEMLKMQASGMLTTTGMGQMDHAAMGHGDMGSMKHDDPNSVLVEPGKTAELTWTFSKAGALEFACNLPGHYQAGMVGKLNVSQ
- a CDS encoding heavy metal sensor histidine kinase; protein product: MIKRLSLASRLALLFAGCTAVVSLLAGVLFNQASEKHFIELDQQLLDSKLMTLRSALQGADTPALFASRIAALKDELSHQPDLSVRINAADGQRWFDSALRIPNDLPTAPGLHSLQSAGTSYRVYNAPLNPEQPGSAQLVLMLDITHHQHFLQRMQHLIWLTVGLSALATALLGAWAARSGLRPLRRMTEVASRVRAHSLTQRLPEEQMPAELAELAQAFNAMFSRLDDAFQRLSAFSADIAHELRTPLSNLLTQTQVILTQPRPLEDYREALHSNLEELQWMAQLVNDMLYLAKADHGLLNPRREPLALADEVDALLEFFAPLAEDAQVNLLRDGSASTVGDRSMLRRACSNLLDNAVRFTPPGGEVRVRISENAQGVTLSVENTGTGIPQGLLPKLFDRFYRVDPARHEGSSEHAGLGLAITQSIVQAHGGRIFCESQPGWTRFVIELPQGV
- a CDS encoding lipoprotein-releasing ABC transporter permease subunit codes for the protein MFRPLSIFIGTRYTRAKRRNRFVSFISMTSMIGLALGVLAMIVVLSVMNGFQREMSSRILGMVPHATIVGVNPISDWQPVAAAALKNPEVTAAVPFTEMEGMLSYKGSMQPIQISGIDPAQEGKVSIVTQHIVQGNLENLQPGEFGVVIGEITARRFRLNVGDKLTLIVPEISTAPGGITPRMQRLNVVGVFKVGAELDGSMALIHVADAAQMLHWQPNQVQSVRLAVKDLYAAPKVSADIAGSLGAAYKADDWTHTQGSLFSAMKMEKTMIGLLLLMIVAVAAFNIIATLIMVVNDKGADIAILRTIGATPRQIMAIFMVQGTVIGIVGTLIGGVLGVIAALNVSELVGWMERVTGQHIFSSDVYFVSNLPSELQGGDVLLICSAGFVLSFLATIYPAYRAAKIEPAHALRYS
- a CDS encoding DUF4404 family protein; translated protein: MPAREKLQEQVNILREQLNQEPPLPLEKREALEALIAKFEVQLELEPATQPPSISDDVNLAVERFELDHPGIAGTLRNIVVALGNMGI
- a CDS encoding heavy metal response regulator transcription factor, coding for MKLLIVEDQPKTGHYLRQGLAEAGFNTELVADGTTGQHLALTGDYDLLILDVMLPGRTGWQILQAVRSAGLEIPVLFLTARDAVEDRVHGLELGADDYLVKPFAFSELLARVRSLLRRGSSTPQETSLHLADLRLDLIRRRVDRSGQRIDLTAKEFALLELLLRRQGEVLPKSLIASQVWDMNFDSDTNIIEVAIRRLRLKIDDSFPNKLIHTVRGMGYVLEERFS
- the queF gene encoding NADPH-dependent 7-cyano-7-deazaguanine reductase QueF (Catalyzes the NADPH-dependent reduction of 7-cyano-7-deazaguanine (preQ0) to 7-aminomethyl-7-deazaguanine (preQ1) in queuosine biosynthesis) — its product is MHPAAEHSPLGKSSEYISTYTPSLLFPIPRAAKWAELGLTAETLPYKGVDFWNCFELSWLLPSGKPVVAIGEFSIPADSPNIIESKSFKLYLNSLNQTPFADGPSLEATLRADLSAAAGKPVGVRIRSLAEVEDEGVVRLPGVCIDDLDISVSNYEHPRPELLRCDDSRVVEESVHSHLLKSNCPVTSQPDWGSVAVEYRGAALDHASLLAYLVSFRQHSDFHEQCVERIFLDLQRLLKPEKLTVYARYVRRGGLDINPYRSTEDVQFQNLRLARQ